Proteins co-encoded in one Gracilimonas sediminicola genomic window:
- the rho gene encoding transcription termination factor Rho: protein MSDNETAGISAGELESLEGKKLHELQTLAKSIGIKRVTGIRKVQLIERIREEAQDQNSSDNKASDQKDDRQKNDSAEKESEMKSYGGQSHIVSYKKEEKKDDNSSKKKHQHKNKKRRKGHEHNKLPESDATSLEERIKELEPDLGPYLFNEGTLEILPDGYGFLRSVNYNYKASPDDIYVSPSQIKRFRLKQGDVVIGVIRPPKVGERYFALLRIEGVNGRIPHDMDNRQDFEELLPVHPDQRYRLEFDPQNHSTRLIDLFAPVGKGQRGLIVAQPKTGKTTILRNIANAVSANHPDTKILIVLIDERPEEVTEMERNVKGAEVVASTFDERPENHVGLAEIVFEKAKRLVESGHDVLLLMDSITRLARAYNITASSKGRTMTGGVDSEALKAPRQLFSSARNIENGGSLTILATALIDTGSRMDDVIFEEFKGTGNMEIYLDRRISDRRLYPAIDIFRSGTRREELLVSDAEREKVVLLRRYLTNMSPFEAMDFLLEKIKGTKNNEEFLISMNK from the coding sequence ATGTCAGATAATGAAACCGCCGGAATCTCGGCCGGGGAGTTGGAATCCTTAGAGGGGAAAAAGCTTCACGAATTACAAACATTAGCCAAGTCAATTGGAATTAAACGGGTAACCGGAATTCGTAAAGTTCAGCTTATTGAACGAATACGAGAAGAAGCCCAGGATCAAAATTCATCTGATAACAAGGCTTCTGATCAAAAAGATGATCGCCAAAAGAACGATTCTGCTGAAAAAGAATCGGAAATGAAGAGTTATGGTGGTCAGTCTCATATCGTTTCATATAAAAAAGAGGAAAAGAAAGACGATAATTCCTCTAAGAAAAAGCATCAGCATAAAAATAAGAAGCGCCGAAAAGGGCACGAGCACAATAAATTGCCTGAATCGGACGCAACCTCCCTGGAAGAACGCATTAAGGAATTGGAGCCGGATTTAGGCCCTTACCTGTTCAATGAAGGAACACTTGAGATACTTCCCGATGGCTACGGGTTTCTGCGCTCGGTAAACTATAATTACAAAGCCAGCCCGGACGATATTTACGTTTCGCCTTCACAAATTAAGAGATTCAGACTGAAGCAGGGAGACGTAGTGATTGGGGTCATTCGTCCACCCAAAGTGGGAGAGCGGTATTTTGCACTGCTTCGCATTGAAGGAGTGAACGGCCGTATTCCACACGACATGGACAACCGTCAGGATTTTGAAGAGCTGCTTCCGGTTCATCCCGATCAGCGTTATCGTCTGGAGTTTGATCCACAAAATCATTCAACCCGACTTATTGATTTATTTGCCCCGGTAGGTAAAGGACAGCGTGGATTGATTGTTGCGCAGCCTAAAACCGGTAAGACGACTATTCTCCGGAATATCGCGAATGCTGTTTCAGCAAATCATCCAGATACCAAAATTTTGATTGTGTTGATTGATGAGCGTCCGGAAGAAGTGACCGAAATGGAGCGAAATGTTAAAGGGGCTGAAGTTGTGGCTTCTACTTTTGATGAGCGCCCGGAAAATCATGTTGGATTGGCCGAGATTGTGTTTGAAAAAGCCAAGAGATTGGTTGAAAGCGGACATGATGTACTGCTACTGATGGACTCCATCACCCGGCTTGCACGAGCTTATAATATCACCGCTTCCAGCAAAGGCCGAACCATGACCGGTGGTGTGGATTCTGAAGCCCTCAAAGCACCCCGCCAGTTGTTCAGTTCTGCACGGAACATCGAAAACGGCGGTTCGCTTACCATTCTTGCTACTGCTTTGATTGATACCGGCTCTCGCATGGATGATGTGATCTTCGAAGAATTCAAGGGAACTGGTAACATGGAAATTTACCTGGATCGCCGAATCTCAGATCGTCGTCTGTATCCTGCCATTGATATTTTCCGAAGTGGAACCCGCCGCGAAGAATTGCTGGTTTCAGATGCAGAACGTGAAAAAGTAGTGCTTTTACGCCGCTACCTCACGAATATGAGTCCGTTTGAAGCCATGGACTTCCTGCTCGAGAAAATTAAAGGCACGAAGAACAACGAAGAGTTTCTGATTTCGATGAATAAGTAG
- a CDS encoding alpha-amylase family glycosyl hydrolase: MMNKILKFTIAALALWAMGCSSYIDAPKDSQIIGQASPISLEFDKTTIITADYFISPSLIDSVVVPASLSAALSQDREEVVLSGSLDNPLDVMTFWVDGYGYDILLKKSNQQEVTITFDPEGKQYETVQLKGEMNNWNPAAAPFTKEEGVWKTTMLVNEGVYQYILMLDGKETPDPANPNTVSNGMGGTNSVLTVGDVEAEKPMLETYDHSEPVVYLKTPAIENTIVFWENYQLETRYKDNILSFEIPANAQSMERSHIRAWTYENGRLSNDVLIPLSYGKVIRDTEELTRHDNHNWNMYFVLIDRFKDGNPANTRKVDDPQIHPKANYYGGDFAGITQTIQSGYFKDIGVNTLWLSPITQNPEDAYGLWDKGGVTTTFSGYHGYWPVSSSKVDDRFGTEEEFRELLDVAHQNGMNVILDYVANHVHELHPVYQRNPDWATELYLPDGRLNTELWDEQRLTTWFDTFMPTLDFSREEVIETMTDSALYWVKDFELDGFRHDATKHIQLEFWRTLTRKIKDSVTVPTGRQIFQIGETYGSRELIASYINSGMLDAQFDFSLYDAGLNTFGQGNSFEGLETQLQESFNYYGYHNLMGYISGNHDKTRFITLTSGEVSWSEDGKLAGWTREIEDPQAFAYDRLSMFHVFNQTIPGIPVTYQGDEYGQPGANDPDNRRWMEFEEDELSSLELRNRSVYSTLTDLRNTEMTLTYGDFRFHTVTENTLAYSRAYFEEQVIAAFNKSDQQQVVEVLLRNEFDYSNLEAQFGNDFVIEDGVLKVTLPSNSFEILIL, from the coding sequence ATGATGAATAAGATTTTAAAGTTTACAATAGCAGCATTAGCCTTATGGGCAATGGGGTGTTCTTCTTACATAGACGCACCGAAAGACTCACAGATCATCGGGCAGGCTTCGCCCATTAGTCTCGAATTTGATAAAACCACCATCATAACAGCCGATTACTTTATTTCTCCCTCACTCATCGATTCCGTTGTTGTGCCGGCTTCACTGTCCGCAGCTTTGTCTCAGGACAGAGAAGAGGTGGTTTTATCAGGTTCGTTAGACAATCCTTTGGACGTTATGACTTTTTGGGTGGATGGCTATGGATACGATATCCTCCTCAAAAAGTCGAATCAACAGGAAGTCACTATCACTTTTGACCCGGAAGGTAAGCAGTATGAAACGGTTCAGCTAAAAGGTGAAATGAATAACTGGAATCCTGCAGCGGCTCCCTTTACAAAAGAAGAAGGCGTCTGGAAAACCACGATGCTGGTGAATGAAGGAGTCTATCAATACATCCTGATGCTGGATGGAAAGGAAACACCGGATCCGGCAAATCCCAATACCGTAAGCAATGGTATGGGAGGAACGAACTCCGTTCTGACTGTCGGGGATGTGGAGGCTGAAAAGCCCATGCTGGAAACTTACGACCACTCTGAGCCGGTGGTTTATCTGAAAACCCCGGCCATAGAAAACACGATTGTATTCTGGGAAAATTACCAGCTGGAAACACGCTATAAAGACAACATTCTCAGTTTTGAGATACCTGCTAACGCTCAAAGTATGGAGCGGTCACATATCCGGGCCTGGACTTACGAAAATGGCCGGCTTTCTAATGATGTATTAATTCCACTGAGCTACGGAAAGGTAATACGGGATACCGAAGAACTTACCCGCCACGATAATCACAACTGGAATATGTATTTCGTGCTAATTGACCGCTTTAAAGACGGTAATCCTGCGAATACCCGAAAAGTGGACGATCCTCAGATTCACCCTAAAGCGAATTATTACGGGGGCGATTTTGCGGGAATCACCCAAACCATCCAAAGCGGATATTTCAAGGATATCGGGGTGAATACGCTGTGGCTTTCTCCCATCACCCAGAATCCGGAAGATGCGTATGGCTTGTGGGATAAAGGAGGGGTGACCACGACCTTCTCCGGGTATCATGGCTACTGGCCGGTGTCATCATCCAAAGTGGACGACCGTTTTGGTACGGAAGAGGAATTCAGGGAGCTGCTGGATGTAGCCCACCAAAACGGGATGAATGTGATTCTTGATTACGTAGCCAATCACGTGCATGAACTTCACCCTGTATATCAGCGAAACCCGGATTGGGCAACCGAGCTTTATTTGCCGGACGGGCGGCTGAATACAGAGCTTTGGGATGAGCAGCGACTCACCACCTGGTTCGACACCTTCATGCCTACACTGGATTTTTCCCGGGAGGAAGTCATTGAAACAATGACGGATTCTGCACTCTATTGGGTGAAAGATTTTGAGCTGGATGGATTCCGCCACGATGCCACCAAACATATTCAGCTGGAATTCTGGAGGACGCTCACCCGCAAGATCAAAGACTCCGTAACCGTACCTACCGGAAGACAAATTTTCCAGATCGGAGAGACTTATGGAAGCCGTGAGCTGATTGCAAGTTACATCAATTCTGGGATGCTGGATGCCCAGTTTGATTTCAGTTTGTATGATGCCGGACTGAATACCTTCGGGCAGGGTAACTCTTTTGAAGGACTGGAAACGCAACTACAGGAAAGTTTTAACTATTACGGTTACCACAACCTGATGGGCTATATCTCCGGAAATCACGACAAAACCCGGTTTATCACCTTAACAAGCGGGGAAGTAAGCTGGAGCGAAGACGGTAAACTGGCCGGCTGGACCCGGGAAATTGAAGATCCTCAGGCTTTTGCCTACGACCGTTTGAGCATGTTTCATGTCTTTAACCAAACCATTCCGGGAATTCCGGTGACGTACCAGGGCGATGAATACGGACAGCCCGGAGCCAACGACCCGGATAACCGCCGATGGATGGAATTTGAGGAAGACGAGCTCAGCTCACTGGAACTCAGGAACCGGAGCGTGTACAGCACGTTAACCGACCTTCGCAACACTGAAATGACCCTGACATATGGCGACTTTCGATTCCACACCGTTACAGAAAATACATTGGCGTATTCCAGAGCATATTTCGAGGAGCAGGTAATTGCTGCCTTCAATAAATCAGATCAACAGCAGGTGGTAGAGGTGCTTTTGCGGAATGAATTTGATTACTCAAACCTGGAAGCCCAATTCGGAAACGATTTTGTGATAGAGGACGGGGTACTCAAAGTAACCCTGCCATCAAACAGTTTTGAAATACTAATTCTATAA
- a CDS encoding MBL fold metallo-hydrolase, translated as MKVGRFEIEQLSEGIFEVFDDGIFQKIDSADITARQQKPGIKKQSSAIGINPILIRDGKHNVLLDTGLGWGLDHKSSYTDTSNLLTNLDIFGLAPSDITHVVLSHLHFDHAAGSTYVDSNTSTQPTMSYANYFIQKKEWYYALEQVGKKKQISGAGYELDEFYKLAAEDKLVMITDTYFELLPGIELIRTGGHTPGHQIVKIQDSGETAYFLGDLVPSEHHLNHYAMRHMDVDPIQSKKAKTLILRQAVKEKSLMLFYHSVHAKAGMLEQDKDKKFILREING; from the coding sequence ATGAAAGTAGGCCGGTTTGAAATTGAACAGCTCAGCGAAGGAATTTTTGAGGTTTTCGATGATGGTATTTTCCAGAAAATAGACTCAGCTGATATCACAGCCCGCCAGCAAAAACCGGGTATAAAAAAGCAATCATCGGCAATTGGCATAAACCCCATTCTTATCCGGGATGGCAAACACAATGTGTTATTAGACACCGGCCTGGGTTGGGGACTGGATCACAAAAGTTCATACACCGACACTTCCAACCTGTTAACCAATCTGGATATATTTGGGCTTGCTCCTTCCGATATCACCCATGTAGTGCTCAGTCACCTGCACTTCGATCATGCGGCCGGTTCAACCTATGTGGACAGCAACACCTCCACCCAGCCAACCATGAGCTACGCCAATTACTTCATCCAGAAGAAAGAGTGGTACTATGCGCTGGAACAGGTTGGAAAAAAGAAGCAGATTTCAGGAGCCGGTTATGAGCTGGATGAGTTTTATAAGCTTGCCGCTGAAGATAAACTGGTGATGATCACCGACACCTATTTTGAATTGCTTCCCGGAATTGAACTCATCAGAACCGGCGGGCATACTCCCGGACATCAAATTGTAAAAATCCAGGATTCAGGAGAAACAGCTTATTTTTTGGGTGATTTAGTCCCCTCCGAACACCACCTGAATCACTATGCCATGCGTCACATGGATGTTGATCCCATTCAATCTAAAAAAGCGAAAACCCTGATTCTGCGGCAAGCTGTTAAAGAGAAATCACTGATGTTGTTTTACCACTCGGTTCACGCCAAAGCCGGCATGCTGGAGCAGGATAAAGACAAGAAGTTTATACTTAGAGAGATAAATGGGTAA
- a CDS encoding type II toxin-antitoxin system VapC family toxin: protein MAKTVFIDAGPIVAILNRRDQHHLWASEKISGIEENLVTTSIIISEAFHILRKVPNGIKGLFRTIEEGFIDVEEAYPKNMDYIHKQVLKYSDNDASLGDISILSLVEDSNNAQIFTLDFDFHIYRDLKGNPLDLISPYKQ, encoded by the coding sequence TTGGCAAAGACAGTCTTCATTGATGCGGGTCCGATCGTAGCAATTTTAAATAGGCGAGACCAGCATCACTTATGGGCTTCTGAGAAAATCAGCGGAATAGAAGAAAACCTTGTCACCACCTCCATTATAATTTCAGAAGCTTTTCACATCCTTAGAAAAGTTCCGAATGGCATTAAGGGACTTTTTCGAACAATTGAAGAAGGATTCATCGATGTTGAAGAAGCATATCCAAAGAACATGGATTATATCCATAAGCAGGTGCTTAAATATAGTGACAATGACGCCTCTTTGGGTGATATTAGTATTCTGTCTTTAGTAGAAGATTCAAATAATGCACAGATTTTTACCTTAGACTTTGACTTCCATATATACCGTGATTTAAAGGGAAATCCTCTTGATTTAATTTCTCCGTATAAGCAGTGA
- a CDS encoding alpha-amylase family glycosyl hydrolase → MKKFINNLLPVLLALSVIVGGCNQPKQNSDKATVSSVEQLEWSKNSSIYEINVRQYSEEGTFEAVRKDLPRIREMGVRILWLMPIHPIGEKNRKGPLGSYYSVQDYKDVNPNFGTKADFARFVDEAHQLGFKVIIDWVANHTAWDNPWTENPEWYELNEEGNFMPPRGTDWSDVIQLDYENEEMRAAMTDALEYWVREFDIDGYRCDVAGMVPTDFWKEAIDSLNTIKPVFMLAEDGEPELVKEAFHMNYAWQYAHTIREIAAGHQTFQDLDSLMQASEANFPSSSYRMYFTSNHDENSWNGTDPQMYGDNFENFAVLSATIDGMPLIYNGQESGLDKQLEFFEKDPIEWKEYKYQDFYTTLVGLKRDTPALWNGDFGGDLEFIRVPEGSEGVLAYKRQKNESEVVVVLNFSSDRKSVPLSEVGVDESYTTYNSTSLMVTSQEISFGPNQWVIFVK, encoded by the coding sequence ATGAAGAAATTTATAAACAACCTGCTTCCGGTTTTACTGGCACTAAGTGTGATTGTTGGCGGTTGCAATCAACCCAAACAAAATTCAGACAAAGCTACTGTAAGTTCGGTAGAGCAGCTGGAATGGAGCAAGAATTCCAGCATTTACGAAATTAATGTCCGCCAGTATTCGGAAGAAGGTACTTTTGAAGCCGTTCGAAAAGACCTGCCGAGAATTCGGGAAATGGGCGTTCGTATTTTATGGCTGATGCCCATTCACCCCATTGGTGAGAAGAATAGAAAGGGGCCGCTCGGTAGCTATTATTCAGTTCAGGATTATAAAGACGTGAACCCGAACTTTGGCACCAAAGCCGACTTTGCCCGCTTTGTGGATGAAGCCCATCAATTGGGTTTTAAGGTGATTATAGATTGGGTGGCTAATCATACCGCATGGGATAACCCCTGGACCGAAAACCCGGAGTGGTACGAATTGAATGAGGAAGGAAACTTTATGCCTCCAAGAGGTACCGATTGGTCTGATGTAATTCAGCTCGATTATGAGAACGAAGAAATGCGGGCAGCTATGACCGACGCCCTCGAATACTGGGTGCGTGAATTTGATATTGATGGATACCGATGTGATGTGGCAGGTATGGTTCCGACCGACTTCTGGAAAGAAGCTATTGATTCTCTGAACACGATTAAACCGGTGTTTATGCTGGCTGAAGATGGCGAGCCTGAATTGGTAAAAGAGGCTTTTCATATGAATTATGCCTGGCAGTATGCGCATACTATTCGTGAAATTGCAGCAGGGCATCAAACATTTCAGGATTTGGATAGCCTGATGCAGGCTTCCGAAGCCAACTTTCCTTCCTCTTCCTACCGCATGTATTTCACCTCCAACCACGATGAGAATTCATGGAATGGAACTGATCCACAAATGTATGGGGATAATTTCGAGAACTTCGCGGTACTTTCGGCAACCATCGATGGAATGCCGTTGATTTATAACGGGCAGGAATCAGGATTAGACAAGCAGCTTGAATTCTTTGAGAAAGACCCGATTGAATGGAAAGAGTATAAGTATCAGGATTTTTACACAACACTTGTAGGCCTGAAACGAGATACTCCCGCTTTGTGGAATGGAGATTTTGGGGGAGATCTGGAGTTTATCCGGGTTCCTGAAGGCTCAGAAGGAGTATTAGCTTACAAACGCCAAAAAAATGAAAGTGAAGTTGTTGTGGTTCTCAATTTCAGCAGCGATCGGAAAAGTGTACCTCTTTCAGAAGTAGGGGTTGATGAATCGTACACCACCTACAATTCCACCAGTTTAATGGTTACCTCGCAAGAGATCAGTTTCGGCCCCAACCAATGGGTTATTTTTGTTAAATAA
- a CDS encoding aminotransferase class IV, with product MSRSKYMILNGELIQESAAVISPLNRGMMYGDGCFETLRSYAGKFLGWEEHIGRLESGLNYLDMNAPFSSPDLRNQVHKLLKQNQLEHDEAMIRIQCWRDGGRGYAPKTKDAHWMIQASEFPTQEKEIKLSVAETRCIPSEALERKYKLSNGLNYVKAAQEAVKHSCDDALMLTVSDKVSETTSANVFWVKEGKVYTPSPACDLLPGVTRSLVLDVIRSLGLPFEESEYLLSDIGQAEAVFCTNSLLEIAEIISLDKTRFEVNHPLVMKVKIGFEQLKVKEFQE from the coding sequence ATGAGTAGGTCGAAGTACATGATTTTGAATGGCGAATTGATTCAAGAATCAGCCGCCGTTATTTCTCCATTAAACCGGGGGATGATGTATGGCGATGGTTGCTTTGAAACACTTAGAAGCTATGCCGGAAAGTTTTTAGGGTGGGAAGAGCACATCGGGCGTTTGGAATCAGGGCTCAACTATCTTGATATGAATGCTCCGTTTTCTTCCCCAGATTTACGGAATCAGGTTCATAAGTTATTGAAACAGAATCAGCTTGAACACGATGAAGCTATGATTCGCATTCAATGCTGGAGAGATGGAGGGAGAGGCTATGCTCCCAAAACAAAAGATGCTCATTGGATGATACAGGCATCGGAGTTCCCAACGCAAGAAAAAGAGATAAAGCTGTCGGTGGCAGAAACGCGCTGTATTCCTTCTGAGGCCCTCGAACGCAAATATAAGCTCAGTAACGGGTTGAACTATGTGAAGGCTGCTCAGGAGGCTGTAAAGCACTCCTGCGATGATGCGTTGATGCTTACTGTCAGCGATAAAGTCAGTGAAACAACCTCAGCTAACGTTTTTTGGGTAAAAGAGGGCAAGGTGTACACGCCATCCCCGGCATGTGATTTACTTCCGGGTGTAACCCGGTCGTTGGTTCTTGATGTCATTCGTTCACTTGGACTCCCGTTCGAAGAGTCAGAATACCTTCTTTCAGATATCGGGCAGGCGGAAGCTGTTTTCTGCACGAATTCTCTATTGGAAATAGCGGAAATAATTTCCCTGGACAAAACCCGGTTTGAGGTCAACCACCCGCTGGTAATGAAGGTCAAAATTGGCTTCGAACAGCTGAAGGTGAAGGAGTTTCAGGAATGA
- a CDS encoding MFS transporter has product MEKSTTRPRLSFWEIWNMSFGFLGIQFGFALQNANVSRIFETLGASVDDIPILWIAAPLTGLVVQPIIGYFSDRTWTRLGRRRPYFLFGAIAASIALVIMPNSPVLWVAAGMLWIMDASINVSMEPFRAFVGDMLPSEQRTKGFAMQSFFIGTGAVVASALPWMLSNWFGVANTAPEGIIPPSVKWSFYLGAVAFISAVAWTVFRTKEYSPEELERFEEAEKEEIVDESVLREVPIEAGKGQNKINLGIIFTVVGAITTYLTFAYELEKEVYVATGGLIAAGLVSLVAGLLQKGGKTQHGLVVVMHDFIHMPKTMKQLAVVQFFSWFALFAMWIYTTSGVTAHIYGTSDTTSMPYNEGADWVGVMFGVYNGVAAIVAFGLAPLAKLLSRKWVHALSLVLGGIGLILIYFISDPMMLIISMIGVGVAWASILAMPYAILAGSLPAQKMGLYMGIFNFFIVLPQLLAATILGFVTRTYFGGEAVYALVLGGIVMIIAAATMYFVDDVDEKTEAN; this is encoded by the coding sequence ATGGAAAAATCTACCACACGCCCTCGCCTTAGCTTTTGGGAAATTTGGAATATGAGCTTTGGCTTTTTGGGGATCCAATTTGGCTTTGCTCTTCAGAATGCAAACGTAAGCCGTATTTTTGAAACGCTTGGTGCCAGTGTAGATGACATCCCCATACTGTGGATTGCAGCTCCTTTAACGGGACTTGTGGTTCAGCCAATCATTGGATATTTCAGTGACCGAACCTGGACGCGGTTAGGCCGTCGCCGCCCGTATTTCTTATTTGGTGCCATTGCAGCCTCTATTGCTTTGGTGATAATGCCGAATTCGCCCGTTCTCTGGGTAGCAGCGGGCATGCTTTGGATCATGGATGCTTCCATAAATGTATCTATGGAGCCGTTCAGGGCATTTGTTGGGGATATGCTCCCTTCCGAGCAGCGGACAAAAGGTTTTGCCATGCAGAGTTTCTTTATCGGAACCGGAGCTGTGGTGGCATCCGCTCTACCATGGATGCTGAGTAACTGGTTCGGAGTGGCAAATACAGCCCCTGAAGGAATTATTCCTCCCTCCGTAAAATGGTCGTTCTACCTGGGGGCGGTAGCTTTCATCAGTGCGGTGGCCTGGACGGTCTTCCGTACAAAAGAATACAGCCCGGAAGAACTTGAACGTTTCGAAGAAGCAGAGAAAGAAGAAATAGTAGATGAATCTGTGCTCCGCGAAGTTCCCATCGAAGCCGGAAAGGGGCAGAATAAAATCAATCTGGGAATCATTTTTACCGTTGTCGGGGCAATCACTACGTATCTCACTTTTGCATACGAACTTGAGAAAGAAGTGTATGTGGCAACGGGCGGTTTGATTGCTGCGGGTCTGGTTTCTTTGGTAGCAGGACTGCTTCAGAAAGGCGGTAAAACCCAACACGGACTGGTCGTGGTAATGCATGATTTCATCCACATGCCAAAAACCATGAAGCAGCTGGCCGTAGTCCAGTTCTTTTCCTGGTTTGCCTTATTTGCCATGTGGATTTATACTACCTCCGGAGTAACGGCTCACATTTACGGAACCAGCGATACAACCTCTATGCCTTACAATGAAGGGGCCGACTGGGTAGGTGTGATGTTTGGTGTGTACAACGGCGTCGCTGCGATTGTCGCCTTTGGTTTAGCTCCTTTAGCTAAGCTCTTGAGCCGCAAATGGGTACATGCTTTATCTTTGGTGTTGGGCGGTATCGGCTTGATCTTGATTTACTTCATCTCTGATCCGATGATGCTCATCATTTCGATGATTGGAGTAGGGGTGGCCTGGGCTTCCATACTGGCGATGCCCTATGCAATCCTGGCCGGATCTCTTCCCGCACAAAAAATGGGACTGTATATGGGGATTTTTAACTTCTTTATTGTGCTTCCACAACTGCTGGCTGCAACCATTCTGGGATTTGTAACCCGTACATACTTTGGGGGAGAGGCCGTTTATGCTTTGGTTCTTGGTGGCATCGTGATGATTATTGCCGCAGCCACTATGTATTTTGTGGATGATGTGGATGAAAAAACAGAAGCCAATTAG
- a CDS encoding TlpA family protein disulfide reductase — protein sequence MRLEQKQFVPFMVAVAVITMLVIVFSSFNFERKQRTRFNENIATSDSLQIMPLRVLNSADSTSVANQKGNTALLVFWASWSDKSISMLDEIQKYTLENDSLVVLAGLVKDAEESLPEVPEYPGFTYLDGTHLFNHLKVPGFPSYILFDKDGRIITSQIGYEKGVGYDSLKVHLDE from the coding sequence ATGCGCTTAGAGCAAAAGCAATTTGTTCCTTTTATGGTTGCAGTGGCCGTCATTACCATGCTGGTCATTGTATTTTCTTCCTTTAATTTTGAGCGAAAGCAACGCACACGTTTTAACGAAAATATCGCCACTTCCGACTCGCTGCAAATCATGCCGCTTCGGGTACTGAATTCAGCCGATTCCACTTCCGTAGCAAATCAAAAAGGGAATACAGCCTTGCTGGTATTTTGGGCCAGCTGGTCGGATAAGTCCATATCCATGCTGGATGAGATCCAGAAATACACCCTCGAAAATGATTCGCTGGTTGTGCTTGCCGGTCTGGTAAAAGATGCTGAAGAATCACTCCCGGAAGTCCCCGAATATCCCGGTTTTACCTACCTGGACGGTACGCACTTGTTCAATCACCTTAAGGTTCCTGGTTTTCCGAGTTATATCTTATTTGATAAAGATGGCCGAATCATAACTTCCCAAATCGGTTATGAAAAAGGAGTAGGATACGATTCACTAAAGGTACATTTGGATGAGTAG
- a CDS encoding bifunctional folylpolyglutamate synthase/dihydrofolate synthase, whose translation MKPFNTIEDVWGFLDSIPMFQKSGTSAANFSLEKIRTFCERLGNPQNEYPSIHVAGTNGKGTTCYLLEKIYADAGYRIGLFTSPHLLRYNERVRVNREEITDAQLLEFFQESAKFLQEIQLSYFEISTALAFCFFAKEEVDLAIIETGLGGRLDSTNIISPEVSVITSIGLDHQNVLGDTIEEIAREKAGIIKKNKPVVLGNITGSPLNEISNVAVNKDAQLYKAERLQPKWKDGVISLNDASVQLKTTFKESINKWNVAMVWKVVDILNAKFKVKEEQLIRSIESFTGAPGRFEKLNPGVEWYFSGSHNAQALESSLSAVEEMKPMQEVVLVFSCMKDKITPEFKEQLQGFKKAYFVEQEGERAAKFGDIREFIEAELITENDKEIILNELKTELVIFMGSFYFYPIVKRWTTNVS comes from the coding sequence ATGAAGCCGTTCAATACGATCGAAGACGTCTGGGGTTTTCTTGACTCCATTCCCATGTTTCAAAAGTCGGGTACTTCGGCCGCCAATTTCTCGCTTGAGAAGATCAGGACATTTTGTGAGCGTCTGGGAAATCCACAGAATGAATACCCATCTATTCATGTAGCGGGGACCAACGGTAAGGGGACCACCTGCTATTTACTCGAGAAAATTTATGCGGATGCAGGCTATAGAATCGGGCTGTTTACCTCTCCTCATCTGTTACGTTATAACGAGAGGGTGCGAGTGAATAGGGAAGAAATTACAGACGCTCAGCTGCTTGAATTCTTTCAGGAATCAGCGAAGTTTCTTCAAGAAATTCAACTCAGCTACTTTGAAATTAGCACCGCACTGGCATTTTGTTTCTTTGCCAAAGAGGAGGTTGATCTGGCAATTATAGAAACGGGGCTGGGTGGCCGCCTGGATTCCACCAATATCATTTCCCCGGAAGTATCAGTTATTACCAGCATTGGTTTAGATCATCAAAATGTTTTGGGGGATACGATTGAGGAAATTGCTCGGGAAAAGGCCGGGATCATAAAAAAGAACAAGCCGGTGGTGCTGGGTAATATCACGGGAAGCCCGTTAAACGAAATTTCTAACGTGGCTGTGAATAAGGATGCACAGTTATATAAGGCTGAAAGGTTGCAACCCAAATGGAAGGATGGCGTTATTTCACTGAATGATGCTTCGGTTCAGCTTAAGACTACATTCAAGGAGTCCATAAATAAGTGGAATGTAGCAATGGTCTGGAAGGTAGTTGATATTCTGAACGCCAAATTTAAAGTGAAGGAGGAACAGCTTATACGTTCAATCGAATCTTTTACAGGGGCACCCGGCCGTTTTGAGAAGCTGAACCCTGGGGTTGAATGGTATTTCAGCGGCTCTCATAATGCACAGGCACTGGAATCGTCTCTCAGTGCAGTGGAAGAAATGAAACCCATGCAGGAAGTGGTATTGGTTTTTTCCTGCATGAAAGACAAGATTACCCCGGAGTTCAAGGAACAATTGCAGGGATTTAAAAAGGCGTACTTTGTGGAGCAGGAAGGGGAAAGAGCAGCAAAATTTGGGGATATTCGTGAATTTATAGAAGCAGAATTAATCACGGAAAACGATAAAGAAATTATTTTAAATGAATTAAAGACTGAGTTAGTAATTTTTATGGGAAGTTTTTACTTTTATCCCATCGTTAAGCGGTGGACAACAAACGTATCATAA